In the Muricauda sp. MAR_2010_75 genome, one interval contains:
- the gldJ gene encoding gliding motility lipoprotein GldJ yields MKKHFIKVVLSCAIVVGSFSSCKNSSSSKDVSRATGWKINAKEGGFQYNSDFKEQETPPGTVFIEGGTFTKGKVQDDIMHDWNNTPTQQHVQSFYMDETEVTNVMYLEYLDYLKEVYPPENPTYANIYKGALPDTLVWRNRLGFNETMTNNYLRHPAYAEYPVVGVNWVQATQYAEWRTDRVNELMLEREGYLADDTKYKVMNGEVEGTFSTEAYLNNPESVYGGEIDSLQGKQKRDSINAFAKRSSGVIMPEYRLPTETEWEYAAQALVGSREYNNYRGRKKYPWEGDYTRNGQRVGRGDQLANFKQGKGDYGGIAGWSDDGADITAQVKSYKPNDFGLYDMAGNVSEWVADVYRPIVDDEISDFNYYRGNVFMKKAIGEDGKVEILEDKIVYDTLPNGKIVAVNLPGEIKEVPVTEQETYLRTNFDKSDNRGYRDGDPGSSRFFSRFNDEEDNRKMYDSPKHKVERDSTGELVRQYDTSNYRTSLINDEVRVYKGGSWRDRAFWLDPAQRRYLPQYMATDDIGFRCAMSRVGSKSKTKNKTVRHKKAR; encoded by the coding sequence ATGAAAAAGCACTTTATCAAAGTTGTACTTTCTTGCGCCATTGTAGTGGGAAGCTTTTCGAGTTGTAAAAACTCATCATCCTCTAAAGACGTCTCCAGAGCCACGGGATGGAAAATTAATGCGAAAGAAGGTGGATTTCAATACAATTCAGATTTTAAGGAGCAGGAAACCCCTCCCGGAACTGTCTTTATTGAAGGAGGAACCTTTACCAAAGGTAAGGTCCAGGATGACATTATGCATGATTGGAACAACACTCCTACACAACAACACGTACAATCATTCTACATGGATGAAACCGAGGTAACCAATGTGATGTATTTGGAGTACTTGGATTACCTAAAAGAGGTCTACCCTCCAGAAAATCCCACCTATGCCAACATTTACAAAGGGGCTTTGCCAGATACTTTGGTTTGGAGAAACCGGTTGGGCTTTAACGAGACCATGACCAATAACTACCTAAGGCATCCAGCTTACGCTGAATATCCTGTTGTTGGTGTTAATTGGGTACAGGCTACTCAATATGCAGAGTGGAGGACAGACAGGGTAAACGAATTAATGTTGGAAAGAGAAGGTTATTTGGCCGATGACACCAAGTATAAAGTAATGAATGGTGAAGTTGAGGGAACCTTCAGCACCGAGGCCTATCTGAACAATCCAGAGTCTGTATATGGTGGTGAAATTGATTCTTTACAAGGAAAACAAAAGCGTGATTCCATCAATGCATTTGCTAAAAGAAGCAGTGGCGTAATCATGCCTGAATATAGACTTCCTACGGAAACCGAATGGGAATATGCCGCTCAGGCTCTTGTAGGGTCAAGGGAATATAACAACTACCGCGGTAGAAAAAAATATCCTTGGGAAGGAGATTATACCCGAAATGGACAGCGCGTAGGTCGTGGAGACCAGTTGGCCAACTTTAAGCAAGGAAAAGGGGATTATGGTGGAATCGCAGGTTGGTCTGATGATGGTGCCGATATTACCGCCCAGGTTAAATCGTACAAACCCAATGATTTTGGCCTATATGATATGGCCGGAAACGTTAGCGAATGGGTAGCCGATGTATATCGACCTATTGTGGATGATGAAATCAGTGACTTCAACTACTATCGTGGGAACGTTTTCATGAAAAAGGCCATTGGTGAAGATGGCAAAGTTGAGATATTGGAAGACAAAATTGTTTATGACACTTTGCCCAACGGAAAAATTGTTGCTGTTAACCTTCCCGGTGAAATCAAAGAAGTTCCGGTTACAGAGCAAGAAACCTATTTAAGAACAAATTTTGACAAAAGCGATAACCGTGGATATAGAGATGGTGACCCAGGATCCTCCAGATTCTTTAGTAGATTCAATGATGAAGAAGACAACAGGAAAATGTACGATTCTCCAAAACACAAGGTAGAGCGTGATTCCACTGGAGAGCTTGTTCGTCAATATGACACCTCCAACTATAGAACCTCATTGATCAATGATGAAGTTCGTGTGTACAAAGGAGGTTCTTGGAGGGACAGGGCTTTCTGGTTAGACCCAGCACAACGCAGATACCTGCCACAATATATGGCCACGGACGATATCGGATTCAGATGTGCCATGTCCAGGGTTGGATCAAAATCCAAAACCAAAAACAAGACGGTTCGACATAAAAAAGCTAGATAA
- the murF gene encoding UDP-N-acetylmuramoyl-tripeptide--D-alanyl-D-alanine ligase, with product MTMEQLHTLFLAHPTICTDTRKITDNCLFFALKGPNFNGNEFAKEALEKGAAYAIIDEEEYNASGQYILCQNVLETLQELALYHRKQSKAQIIALTGSNGKTTTKELINTVLSKKYKTIATTGNLNNHIGVPLTLLSIEKDTEIAIVEMGANHKREIAFLCGIAQPDFGYITNFGKAHLEGFGGVEGVIQGKSELYEHLMTHDKHIFMNADDPIQREKLDSYIKKIGFSTKDHQYYNIQFIEANPYVVLEVEGIRMKTQLIGKYNFPNCCAAILMGKYFNVPLEDIKTALASYQPQNNRSQLIEKNGLKIILDAYNANPTSMRAALENFNAMEAENKTLIIGDMFELGPTAAEEHQAIADLAKALEFDAVFLVGQSFFGTKTSLAKFDSFDALKEHLQKNPLEKGMVLIKGSRGMALERVLDLL from the coding sequence ATGACAATGGAACAGCTTCATACGCTTTTTTTAGCGCACCCCACCATCTGCACAGATACGCGAAAAATCACGGATAACTGCCTCTTTTTTGCCTTGAAAGGACCCAATTTCAACGGAAATGAGTTTGCGAAGGAAGCCTTGGAAAAAGGTGCCGCCTATGCCATAATTGATGAGGAAGAATACAATGCCTCAGGACAATATATTCTATGCCAGAATGTTTTGGAAACCCTTCAAGAACTTGCATTGTATCACAGAAAACAAAGCAAGGCCCAAATCATTGCCCTTACAGGCAGCAACGGAAAAACAACCACAAAGGAATTGATCAACACCGTACTCTCCAAAAAATACAAGACCATAGCCACCACAGGCAACCTCAACAACCATATCGGTGTTCCACTGACTTTGTTATCCATAGAAAAAGATACCGAGATTGCCATTGTTGAAATGGGCGCCAACCACAAAAGGGAAATTGCATTTCTATGTGGCATTGCCCAACCCGATTTCGGTTACATCACCAACTTTGGAAAAGCCCATTTGGAAGGTTTTGGAGGTGTGGAAGGTGTCATTCAGGGGAAAAGTGAGTTGTATGAACACCTTATGACCCATGATAAGCATATCTTCATGAATGCGGACGACCCCATTCAACGGGAAAAGTTGGATTCTTACATCAAAAAAATAGGGTTCAGCACAAAAGACCACCAATACTATAATATCCAATTCATTGAAGCCAATCCGTATGTGGTTCTTGAAGTCGAAGGAATTCGAATGAAAACGCAACTCATTGGAAAGTACAATTTCCCCAATTGCTGCGCTGCCATTTTGATGGGCAAATATTTTAATGTCCCCTTGGAAGACATTAAAACGGCTCTTGCATCGTACCAACCGCAGAACAACCGCTCGCAGCTCATAGAGAAAAACGGGCTGAAAATAATTTTGGATGCCTACAATGCCAACCCCACCAGCATGCGTGCTGCTTTGGAAAACTTCAATGCCATGGAAGCGGAAAATAAAACGCTCATTATTGGTGATATGTTTGAACTGGGGCCAACCGCTGCTGAAGAACACCAAGCTATCGCCGATTTGGCGAAAGCGCTTGAATTCGATGCTGTCTTCTTGGTAGGGCAGAGCTTTTTTGGAACAAAAACATCACTTGCCAAATTTGACTCCTTTGATGCTTTAAAAGAACACCTCCAAAAAAATCCATTAGAAAAGGGAATGGTGTTGATCAAGGGAAGTAGAGGAATGGCCTTGGAGCGAGTGTTGGATTTGTTGTAG
- a CDS encoding DUF6980 family protein has translation MISERNPYCCEMMKVFTTFNCDLHKDKYECPDTLIDHNTKSEYYSIIIHDGGTSGIEINFCPWCGTKL, from the coding sequence ATGATTTCAGAAAGGAATCCTTATTGTTGTGAAATGATGAAAGTCTTCACAACATTTAATTGTGATTTACACAAAGACAAATATGAGTGCCCCGATACTTTAATTGACCATAATACTAAGTCGGAGTATTATTCGATAATCATTCATGATGGTGGAACTTCAGGAATTGAAATCAATTTTTGCCCGTGGTGTGGAACTAAATTATAA
- a CDS encoding helix-turn-helix transcriptional regulator, which produces MAKKVINRLKVVLAEQGRTNKWLAGKLDKNTATVSRWCTNDVQPSLETLVEIAKVLDVDARELIASTK; this is translated from the coding sequence GTGGCCAAAAAAGTAATTAATAGACTTAAAGTTGTTTTAGCGGAACAAGGAAGGACCAATAAATGGTTGGCTGGGAAGTTGGACAAAAATACCGCAACTGTATCTAGATGGTGTACCAACGACGTGCAACCTTCTCTTGAAACATTGGTGGAAATAGCAAAAGTGTTGGATGTGGATGCAAGGGAATTAATTGCTTCGACTAAATAA
- a CDS encoding SusD/RagB family nutrient-binding outer membrane lipoprotein — protein sequence MKRINQYIILAFFTGLFMLTSCESTELDLTNDPNFLTPEQASPDFFIASLEEDFARQLDGDANGDSGDNYVTGGFQNGDGLSPLGMELTRIMQMRSRNYESTYQDSDVDDEWDNAYRGILKDIRLMTPLAEEAGLTRHIGIAQFIEAYVISSLVDFFGDVPYSEAVQAPDIVNPVLDTGESVYAAAQSLLDQAIVNFTNTTAANPSLELFYNNDYSKWVKAANTLKMKLYLQTRLVDPGAVTAFNAIVASGNYITDSTDDLDWNWPGTSAAQPDNRHPRYGLNYVSNGASDYCSNWLMGLMQTNNDPRIRYYFYRQTNAVPGQEIAPDEQTIRCSLQPSPIHYVNGGFTFCSLPNGYWGRDHGDDEGTPPDGPKRTTWGVYPVGGRFDDNYFKPVAQPTDPLSFGGGGTGITPILNAFMVDFWRAEIALAQSDATTARTFMEAGITKQIAKARGFVSLDPNADLSFEPTIMDVANFITAQGDAFENASGRDQWNILAENYFVCHYGNGIETYNFYRRTGFPNSLQPNREGSPGTFPRIMFYPNQAVTSNANITQRTTLSEQVFWDNNPSGPAFPFSN from the coding sequence ATGAAAAGAATAAATCAATATATAATATTGGCCTTTTTTACAGGCTTGTTCATGTTGACTTCTTGTGAGTCTACTGAATTAGATCTTACCAATGACCCAAATTTTTTAACACCTGAGCAAGCGAGCCCCGACTTCTTTATTGCCTCTTTGGAAGAAGATTTTGCCAGACAATTGGATGGAGATGCAAACGGAGATTCTGGGGATAATTACGTAACCGGTGGTTTCCAAAATGGCGATGGACTTTCTCCATTGGGCATGGAGCTTACACGTATTATGCAGATGCGTAGTAGGAACTATGAAAGTACATATCAAGATAGTGATGTGGATGATGAATGGGACAATGCATATAGAGGTATCCTGAAGGATATCCGTTTAATGACCCCATTGGCTGAAGAGGCGGGACTAACCAGACACATAGGTATTGCACAGTTCATAGAAGCCTATGTCATCTCATCATTGGTCGATTTCTTTGGTGATGTTCCCTATTCAGAGGCAGTTCAGGCACCGGATATTGTTAATCCGGTATTGGACACTGGAGAATCTGTTTATGCAGCAGCCCAATCTCTATTAGATCAGGCCATTGTAAACTTTACCAATACAACGGCAGCAAATCCGTCATTGGAACTGTTTTACAATAATGATTACAGCAAATGGGTAAAAGCAGCCAACACCCTTAAGATGAAACTATACCTTCAGACAAGATTGGTAGATCCAGGAGCCGTAACTGCGTTTAATGCAATTGTAGCATCAGGAAATTATATCACGGACTCGACGGATGATCTAGATTGGAATTGGCCAGGGACCAGTGCAGCACAGCCTGACAATAGACACCCTCGATATGGGTTGAACTATGTATCCAACGGGGCTTCGGATTATTGTTCCAATTGGCTAATGGGATTGATGCAAACAAATAACGATCCTAGGATTCGTTATTATTTTTATAGACAAACTAATGCTGTTCCTGGGCAGGAGATTGCTCCTGATGAACAAACCATTCGTTGTTCTCTCCAACCCTCACCTATCCACTATGTAAACGGTGGATTTACATTCTGTTCTCTGCCAAACGGCTATTGGGGTCGAGATCATGGTGATGATGAAGGTACTCCGCCTGATGGCCCTAAACGCACTACATGGGGTGTGTATCCTGTGGGGGGACGCTTTGATGACAACTACTTTAAGCCTGTGGCACAGCCAACAGATCCCCTCTCTTTTGGGGGGGGAGGTACTGGTATAACCCCTATCCTTAATGCTTTTATGGTTGATTTTTGGCGTGCTGAAATAGCTTTAGCGCAAAGTGATGCCACAACAGCACGAACTTTTATGGAAGCAGGTATTACAAAGCAGATTGCAAAGGCACGTGGTTTTGTCTCTCTGGACCCAAATGCAGACTTATCTTTTGAACCTACAATAATGGATGTTGCCAATTTTATTACCGCCCAAGGGGATGCTTTTGAAAACGCATCTGGGAGAGATCAATGGAACATTTTGGCAGAGAACTATTTTGTCTGTCATTATGGTAATGGAATTGAAACGTACAATTTTTACAGAAGGACTGGGTTTCCAAATAGTTTACAGCCCAATAGAGAAGGAAGTCCAGGAACATTCCCAAGGATAATGTTCTACCCAAACCAAGCAGTAACTTCAAATGCCAATATAACGCAAAGGACAACCTTGTCGGAGCAAGTTTTTTGGGACAACAACCCCTCGGGGCCAGCATTTCCGTTTTCGAACTAG
- a CDS encoding SusC/RagA family TonB-linked outer membrane protein — protein MKVTKLFGTLAFLVLFMTSAWSQEKTITGTIVDQDGLPLPGVNIVVENTTNGTQSDFDGNYTISASTGQILVFTYLGQRTARRIVGAGNVINVQMEEDAQALEEVIVTALGIKREKQALGYAVAEVSSEELENKAEGDLGRVLMGKASGVNITAQSGLSGSGTNIIIRGYNSFSQSNQPLFIVDGVPFNADTNPSGRLGSRQDFINGNNGSSRFLDLDPNSIESVNVLKGLAASTLYGSLGRNGVILITTKAGSGGEGAKKTEITVNSSIFFNKIASTPDYQDQYGGGFDQSFGWFFSNWGPSFNREGVSGWGNSAAFDANGTLPHPYSTSAAGQQAFPEFAGQRYEWRPYDSFENFFKTGTVANTSINISGASNDGKVSYNANYGYLKDNGFTPGNSLNRNNLSVGGRAELSNKFTASGTLNYARTKFISPPVALSQGNGATGSGSSVFGDLFFTPRSIDVVGLPYQSPIDGRSIYYRQGNDIQHPLWTVHNARTSQETNRVFGNMALQYQFSDNLNLVYRVGLDVYSENNVNYQNKGGINGNVPQPRLASGIYETWNNTNTIWDHNFTLNGDYDISETVGATFNVGFNGRRELFDQSGVSSDGQQVFGVLRHFNFLNQNEIQGTSERNVVGAYGQVEMDYENYVFVTLAGRNDWVSNLAKANRSLFYPSASLSFVPTTAFDGLKSDVLNYLKIRAGYGTSAGFPDGNSDNYPVSNRLILDTQDFQDNTGTNIVTNTSPLTLGNPNLKPEQVAEIELGIESRWWDGRITMDASVYERTTTDLIVSQPLDPSTGFYQTSTNVGEIKGQGIEVDLGLNFFRSNEEGGFNWNANINFSATETEVVDLGQDTDQIVYSGFGNLGNAAIEGQPLGVIYGSRVLRNKDGQLVVNTIGDYVQDPQDGVIGDPNPDWVANLNNSFSIKNFTLGFQFNYTHGGDMWSSTISTLLGRGLITETIDRENTYILPGVQQEDGRVNDVQINNSDYFFNNIFGGPSELQVFDASVMRLQEVSLGYNVPKKFLKDTPFGALSFSATGFNLWYRAFNTPKGANFDPNTSGTGVGNGFGFEFLNGPSSKRYGFSVKATF, from the coding sequence ATGAAAGTAACAAAACTGTTTGGGACATTAGCCTTTTTGGTATTGTTCATGACATCAGCATGGTCCCAAGAAAAAACAATCACGGGTACCATAGTTGACCAAGACGGATTACCACTCCCAGGGGTCAATATTGTGGTTGAAAACACCACAAACGGTACCCAATCTGACTTTGATGGCAACTATACCATTAGTGCCAGCACAGGTCAGATACTTGTATTTACATATCTAGGACAAAGAACCGCACGGCGTATAGTCGGTGCAGGAAATGTGATCAATGTCCAGATGGAAGAGGATGCCCAGGCTCTTGAAGAGGTCATTGTAACAGCCCTTGGTATCAAAAGGGAAAAACAGGCACTTGGATATGCCGTCGCTGAGGTGAGCTCAGAGGAGCTGGAAAACAAAGCCGAAGGAGATCTTGGCCGTGTGCTTATGGGTAAGGCCTCTGGGGTAAACATTACGGCCCAAAGTGGTCTTTCCGGATCTGGTACTAACATTATTATTAGGGGCTATAACTCCTTTAGCCAGAGTAACCAACCTTTGTTCATTGTGGACGGGGTTCCTTTTAATGCTGATACCAACCCTTCTGGTCGGCTAGGCTCCAGACAAGATTTTATTAATGGTAACAATGGTTCGAGCCGATTCTTGGATTTGGATCCAAATAGTATAGAAAGTGTTAATGTACTGAAAGGTCTAGCGGCCTCTACTCTATACGGCTCTTTGGGTAGGAACGGTGTAATCTTGATTACCACCAAGGCCGGATCAGGGGGAGAGGGAGCCAAAAAAACGGAGATTACTGTGAACTCTTCCATATTCTTTAATAAAATAGCTTCCACCCCTGATTATCAAGACCAGTATGGAGGAGGTTTTGACCAGTCTTTTGGATGGTTTTTTAGCAATTGGGGCCCCAGTTTCAACAGAGAAGGGGTTTCGGGCTGGGGCAATAGTGCTGCCTTTGATGCCAATGGTACGTTACCCCATCCCTACTCTACTTCTGCTGCAGGTCAACAGGCCTTCCCTGAATTTGCAGGGCAGCGTTATGAGTGGAGACCTTATGATAGTTTTGAAAATTTCTTCAAAACAGGTACTGTAGCCAATACATCCATAAACATTAGTGGTGCATCCAATGATGGAAAGGTTTCATATAATGCAAACTATGGTTATCTAAAAGACAATGGATTTACCCCTGGAAACAGTCTTAATCGTAATAATTTAAGTGTAGGAGGGCGAGCAGAACTTAGCAATAAGTTTACAGCATCTGGCACACTCAACTATGCCCGCACCAAGTTTATTTCTCCACCTGTTGCATTGAGTCAGGGTAATGGTGCAACTGGATCTGGTTCTTCTGTATTTGGTGATCTTTTCTTTACACCAAGAAGTATTGATGTAGTTGGTTTACCTTATCAAAGTCCTATTGACGGGAGAAGTATATATTACCGTCAAGGGAACGATATACAACACCCGCTATGGACAGTGCATAATGCGCGTACCTCACAAGAAACCAATAGAGTGTTTGGTAACATGGCTTTGCAGTACCAGTTTAGTGATAATTTGAACTTGGTATATCGTGTGGGACTTGATGTGTACAGTGAAAACAATGTAAACTACCAGAATAAAGGAGGTATCAATGGAAATGTTCCCCAACCAAGATTGGCCAGTGGTATTTATGAGACTTGGAACAATACCAATACCATTTGGGATCACAACTTTACATTAAATGGAGATTATGACATTTCTGAAACGGTTGGAGCCACTTTTAATGTTGGGTTCAATGGAAGAAGGGAGCTTTTTGACCAGAGTGGTGTCTCTAGTGATGGTCAGCAGGTATTTGGGGTGTTGAGACACTTCAATTTCTTAAACCAGAATGAAATCCAAGGAACATCTGAAAGAAATGTTGTAGGTGCTTATGGACAAGTGGAAATGGATTATGAAAATTATGTCTTCGTTACACTGGCAGGTAGAAATGATTGGGTATCCAATCTTGCCAAAGCCAATAGATCTTTGTTCTATCCAAGTGCAAGTTTGTCCTTTGTTCCTACGACCGCTTTTGACGGATTAAAGAGTGATGTGTTAAACTACCTTAAGATAAGGGCTGGTTATGGAACATCAGCAGGTTTCCCCGATGGAAACTCTGATAACTACCCAGTTTCCAATCGCTTGATTTTGGATACACAGGATTTCCAAGATAATACGGGGACCAATATTGTTACCAACACAAGTCCACTCACCTTGGGGAACCCAAATCTAAAGCCCGAACAAGTGGCAGAAATAGAACTGGGGATAGAGTCTAGGTGGTGGGATGGAAGAATAACAATGGATGCCTCGGTCTATGAGCGTACTACCACCGATCTTATTGTCTCACAACCCTTGGACCCCTCCACGGGATTTTACCAAACCAGCACAAATGTCGGAGAAATAAAGGGACAGGGCATTGAGGTTGATCTTGGGTTAAACTTCTTCAGGAGCAATGAAGAAGGTGGCTTTAACTGGAATGCCAATATTAATTTCTCTGCAACTGAGACCGAAGTTGTTGACTTGGGTCAAGATACTGACCAAATCGTCTACTCTGGTTTTGGTAACCTTGGGAACGCTGCGATAGAAGGCCAACCCTTAGGTGTAATTTATGGTAGCAGGGTACTAAGGAATAAAGATGGTCAGTTGGTTGTAAATACTATAGGGGATTATGTACAAGACCCGCAAGATGGAGTTATAGGGGATCCGAATCCAGACTGGGTAGCTAACCTTAACAATAGCTTTTCAATCAAGAATTTTACCCTAGGTTTTCAATTTAACTATACACATGGTGGAGATATGTGGTCCAGTACCATATCCACACTCTTGGGTAGGGGTCTTATAACGGAAACTATAGATAGGGAGAACACTTATATATTACCAGGGGTTCAACAGGAAGATGGAAGAGTGAACGATGTACAGATTAACAACTCAGATTACTTCTTCAACAATATTTTTGGCGGACCATCTGAATTACAAGTTTTTGATGCCTCGGTAATGAGGTTACAAGAAGTAAGTCTTGGATACAACGTGCCCAAAAAGTTTTTGAAAGACACCCCATTTGGCGCTCTATCTTTTTCAGCTACTGGTTTCAACCTATGGTATAGGGCGTTCAATACCCCCAAGGGCGCCAATTTCGATCCCAATACATCCGGTACTGGAGTAGGTAATGGTTTTGGCTTTGAATTTTTGAATGGGCCAAGTTCAAAAAGATATGGCTTCAGTGTAAAAGCAACTTTTTAA
- a CDS encoding helix-turn-helix domain-containing protein, which produces MKGLFHILMPNSSVQFSGNKNTNTSKYEKSGLTKEEASRIRSKVEKALKIDKLYRNNVLGLNELSQHIKEDRYKVSQVLNEYLQKNFYGLLNHYRICEAKDLLLVQPSLSVKAIMYEVGFNSKTSFYSAFKKETGLSPNDFRSMEAYAS; this is translated from the coding sequence ATGAAAGGGCTTTTCCATATTTTAATGCCAAATAGCAGCGTTCAGTTCTCTGGGAATAAAAATACCAATACGTCTAAATATGAGAAATCTGGTTTAACAAAGGAAGAAGCGTCAAGGATTAGGAGTAAAGTGGAAAAGGCGCTTAAAATTGATAAATTATACCGAAACAATGTCTTGGGTCTTAACGAGTTGTCCCAACATATAAAAGAGGACAGGTACAAGGTTTCCCAAGTCCTAAATGAATACTTGCAGAAAAACTTTTATGGATTGTTGAATCACTACAGAATCTGTGAAGCAAAAGACCTTCTTTTGGTACAACCATCATTGAGTGTAAAGGCGATAATGTATGAAGTTGGATTTAATAGCAAAACCAGTTTTTACAGTGCCTTTAAAAAAGAAACAGGCTTAAGTCCGAATGATTTTCGGAGTATGGAGGCATACGCTTCATAA
- a CDS encoding 6-carboxytetrahydropterin synthase has protein sequence MIATICRKAHFNAAHRLHNPNWSQEKNIAVFGKCNSPNYHGHNFDLEVRVRGEVDADTGFVMDLAVLGALIKDEIEERFDHKNLNEDCPEFEGIFPTTEYFVKVIYDILKPKLEKGQLLHITLHETQKNSAEYGDW, from the coding sequence ATGATTGCCACCATTTGCAGAAAAGCCCATTTTAATGCCGCCCACCGGCTCCATAATCCCAATTGGAGCCAAGAAAAGAATATTGCTGTTTTTGGAAAATGCAACAGTCCCAATTATCATGGACATAATTTTGATTTAGAGGTCAGGGTTAGAGGGGAAGTGGATGCTGATACAGGTTTTGTGATGGATTTGGCCGTATTGGGAGCCTTGATCAAGGATGAGATTGAAGAGCGTTTTGACCATAAAAACTTAAATGAGGACTGTCCGGAATTCGAGGGCATTTTCCCAACCACGGAATATTTTGTGAAAGTCATCTACGACATTTTAAAGCCGAAGCTGGAAAAAGGCCAATTATTGCACATTACCCTGCACGAAACGCAAAAGAATTCGGCAGAATATGGAGATTGGTAA
- a CDS encoding folylpolyglutamate synthase/dihydrofolate synthase family protein produces the protein MTYKETLDWMFSQLPMYQQKGIVALNAKMDNIIEFSNALGNPEKKFKSIHVAGTNGKGSSSHMLASILQEAGYKVGLYTSPHLKDFRERIKINGQMVSEKFVVDFITEHRTFLEFRKLSFFEMTVGMAFTYFVAENVDIAIIEVGLGGRLDSTNIITPEVSLITNIGLDHTHILGDTLEKIALEKAGIIKPRVPVVISERQAETETIFNLIAHQLQSKIVFVDTLDVPKYKTDLLGEYQQQNIGGVVATVKQLENFEVPETAIINGLQKVVHNTGLLGRWQVIQENPMVVCDTAHNKEGLYYVLKQIAKQKYDQLHMVLGFVNDKDVKNVLTLFPKEAKYYFVKPNISRGMDIDRLSELARSQGIEGKSFDSVKKGLKAALASANNNDFIYVGGSTFVVAEIV, from the coding sequence GTGACCTACAAGGAGACCCTGGATTGGATGTTCTCGCAACTTCCCATGTACCAGCAAAAGGGTATTGTGGCCCTAAATGCCAAGATGGATAACATCATCGAGTTTTCCAATGCGTTGGGAAATCCAGAAAAAAAATTCAAAAGTATTCATGTTGCCGGTACCAACGGAAAAGGGTCCAGCAGCCACATGCTCGCTTCAATTTTGCAGGAAGCGGGGTACAAGGTCGGTTTATACACCTCCCCCCATTTAAAGGATTTTCGCGAACGGATTAAAATCAATGGTCAAATGGTCAGTGAAAAGTTCGTGGTTGATTTTATCACCGAACACAGGACTTTTTTGGAATTTAGAAAGCTTTCGTTTTTTGAGATGACCGTTGGGATGGCCTTTACCTATTTTGTAGCTGAAAATGTGGACATTGCTATTATAGAAGTAGGATTGGGTGGCCGACTCGATTCAACAAACATTATAACCCCGGAAGTATCACTTATCACTAACATTGGTTTAGATCACACCCATATTTTGGGCGATACGTTAGAAAAAATAGCTTTGGAAAAAGCGGGTATCATTAAACCAAGGGTTCCGGTGGTCATCAGTGAACGCCAAGCTGAAACCGAAACGATATTCAACTTGATTGCGCATCAACTGCAATCAAAAATAGTATTTGTGGATACATTGGATGTGCCCAAGTATAAAACCGATTTACTTGGGGAATACCAGCAACAAAATATCGGTGGGGTTGTAGCCACGGTTAAACAGTTGGAGAATTTTGAAGTTCCAGAAACGGCTATCATAAACGGACTGCAAAAGGTTGTCCACAATACAGGTTTATTGGGTAGGTGGCAGGTTATACAGGAGAATCCGATGGTGGTATGCGACACCGCCCATAACAAGGAAGGGTTGTATTATGTGCTAAAACAAATAGCCAAACAGAAGTACGATCAGCTTCATATGGTATTGGGGTTTGTGAACGATAAGGATGTGAAAAATGTATTGACACTGTTCCCAAAAGAAGCCAAGTATTACTTTGTAAAACCCAATATTTCCAGAGGGATGGATATTGATCGGCTTTCGGAATTAGCTCGATCACAAGGAATTGAAGGTAAAAGTTTTGATTCGGTGAAAAAGGGGTTGAAAGCGGCATTAGCCAGTGCAAATAACAACGATTTCATATATGTTGGCGGCAGCACGTTTGTGGTGGCAGAAATTGTATGA